From Oryza sativa Japonica Group chromosome 4, ASM3414082v1, one genomic window encodes:
- the LOC4336887 gene encoding uncharacterized protein → MEGKPLLFPHPRIPVAALVPNHLPRRPRASGILLLLGDRRPRQLGVALRRRPRRHQAETAPPSRRGGGGCWGRWAARAAAGLVLHLAVCSVALLFPTYARACVGGALPPPPPAAAMAAEEDDDDEEWKVALQQWKSKTYSLSVPLRVVALRGSFPPAWIKDFVEAQGKRLKFSPEFRTNLDVLYSEMSQCLDKGQLKQKSAMAADVVSIGDSWLGYAIRKGLVEPVKNAEEQDWFQSLSNRWKIHLCRNRNGEVDPNGSIWAVPYRWGTVVIAYKKNKFKRHNLKPIQDWGDLWRPELAGKISMVDSPREVIGAVLKHLGSSYNTNDMESEITGGRETVLESLTQLQNQVQLFDSTNYLKSFGVGDVWVAVGWSSDVIPAAKRMSDVAVVVPKSGSSLWADLWAIPSATKFQTDRIGGRTRGPSPLINQWFDFCLQSARSLPFRQDVIPGASPLFLEKPVPEVPQERNKRKPKLETNLVRGAPPLEILEKCEFLEPLSEKALDDYQWLITRMQRPNRGLFGNLLQNISSVLNFKSRV, encoded by the exons ATGGAGGGGAAGCCCCTCCTCTTCCCCCACCCTCGCATCCCCGTCGCGGCCCTCGTCCCCAACCACCttccccgccgccctcgcgcttccggcatcctcctcctcctcggcgaccGGAGACCGAGGCAGCTCGGCGTCGCCCTGCGGCGTCGGCCAAGACGCCACCAGGCCGAGACCGCGCCGcccagccgccgcggcggcggaggctgctGGGGGCGGTGGGCGGCACGCGCCGCGGCGGGGCTGGTGCTCCATCTGGCGGTATGCTCCGTCGCCTTGCTCTTCCCCACCTATGCGCGCGCCTGCGTGGGCGGCGCTCTCCCCCCGCCACCTcctgcggcggcgatggcggcggaggaggacgacgacgacgaggagtggAAGGTCGCGCTGCAGCAGTGGAAGTCCAAGACGTATTCCCTCTCTGTTCCCCTGCGGGTCGTCGCGCTCCGTGGCTCCTTCCCTCCTGCGTGGATCAAG GATTTTGTTGAAGCTCAGGGGAAGAGACTGAAATTCAGTCCTGAGTTCAGGACAAACCTTGATGTGCTCTACTCCGAGATGTCACAATGTTTGGACAAGGGTCAACTTAAGCAAAAATCCGCAATGGCGGCTGATGTTGTTTCAATTGGGGACTCTTGGCTCGGGTATGCCATTCGTAAGGGATTGGTAGAACCTGTCAAGAACGCTGAAGAACAGGATTGGTTTCAGAGCCTAAGTAACAGATGGAAG ATTCATCTGTGCAGGAACCGCAATGGTGAGGTAGATCCTAATGGCTCAATATGGGCGGTTCCATACAGATGGGGCACCGTGGTCATTGCTTACaagaaaaacaagttcaaaaGGCATAATCTGAAACCGATACAG GACTGGGGGGATTTGTGGAGGCCTGAACTTGCCGGAAAAATTTCAATGGTGGATTCTCCAAGAGAAGTCATTGGTGCAGTCCTGAAGCATCTGGGATCCTCATACAACACTAATGACATGGAATCAGAAATCACTGGTGGTAGGGAAACAGTCTTAGAAAGCTTGACACAACTACAGAACCAG GTTCAATTGTTTGACAGCACGAACTATCTGAAATCATTTGGAGTAGGAGATGTATGGGTTGCAGTGGGTTGGAGCAGTGATGTTATTCCTGCTGCGAAGCGAATGTCTGACGTTGCAGTGGTGGTTCCCAAGTCAGGCAGTAGTCTATGGGCTGATCTATGG GCGATACCATCTGCAACCAAATTTCAGACTGATCGAATTGGCGGCAGAACTAGAGGCCCATCTCCACTTATCAACCAGTGGTTTGACTTCTGCCTGCAGAGTGCTAGAAGCTTACCCTTTCGGCAAGATGTCATCCCAGGAGCATCGCCACTATTCCTCGAGAAACCGGTGCCTGAAGTTCCTCAAGAACGAAACAAGAGAAAGCCAAAGCTGGAGACGAATCTTGTCAGAGGAGCACCTCCCCTTGAAATCCTGGAAAAATGTGAGTTTCTAGAGCCTCTATCAGAAAAGGCGCTGGACGATTACCAATGGCTGATAACGAGAATGCAGAGACCAAATCGTGGTCTGTTTGGAAATTTGTTGCAAAATATATCGAGTGTACTGAATTTCAAATCAAGAGTTTAA
- the LOC136356266 gene encoding trihelix transcription factor GT-3b-like isoform X2 has translation MFLLLNKTVRSCWYGKMQTTGHWVIGDVQQLQPIRFLGKETSDPENGRQCPFFDELHAVFTERARTMQQQLLESESGPSVKKKLKRPSGDLSSEDSDDEEDGSGDSGDEKPIRSRKRKIADKRQQSQRMAEKSRTSISSIHELLQDFLVQQQRMDIQWHEMMERRSQERIVFEQEWRQSMQKLEQERLMLEHTWMEREEQRRMREEARAEKRDALLTTLLNKVLQEDL, from the exons ATGTTTCTCCTCTTGAATAAGACTGTCAGGTCATGCTGGTATGGGAAAATGCAAACCACTGGCCATTGGGTCATTGGTGATGTCCAGCAGCTTCAGCCGATTCGATTCCTG GGAAAAGAAACATCTGATCCAGAAAATGGTAGACAGTGTCCTTTCTTTGATGAGTTGCATGCAGTCTTCACTGAACGAGCTAGAACTATGCAACAACAACTCCTTGAGTCTGAATCTGGACCATCTGTTAAAAAGAAACTAAAGCGACCAAGTGGTGACCTGTCATCGGAGGACtctgatgatgaggaagatGGCAGTGGAGATAGTGGCGATGAGAAACCCATAAGAAGCAGAAAGAGGAAAATTGCTGACAAGAGGCAACAATCGCAACGAATGGCAGAAAAGTCGAGGACTAGCATTTCAAGCATCCATGAATTGTTGCAGGATTTCCTGGTGCAGCAGCAGCGCATGGATATTCAGTGGCATGAGATGATGGAGAGGCGTTCCCAGGAGCGGATTGTTTTTGAACAAGAATGGCGTCAGTCAATGCAAAAGCTAGAGCAGGAGAGACTGATGCTGGAGCACACATGGATGGAGCGAGAGGAGCAACGAAGGATGAGAGAAGAAGCACGAGCTGAGAAAAGGGATGCCCTCCTGACCACACTCTTGAACAAAGTCTTACAGGAAGATTTATAG
- the LOC136356266 gene encoding trihelix transcription factor GT-3b-like isoform X1: MEPGCGEGGGGGGGRDERVPQWGAQETRELIAARGEMERESAAAAAARRSAKTLWEAVSARLRERGYRRTAEQCKCKWKNLVNRYKGKETSDPENGRQCPFFDELHAVFTERARTMQQQLLESESGPSVKKKLKRPSGDLSSEDSDDEEDGSGDSGDEKPIRSRKRKIADKRQQSQRMAEKSRTSISSIHELLQDFLVQQQRMDIQWHEMMERRSQERIVFEQEWRQSMQKLEQERLMLEHTWMEREEQRRMREEARAEKRDALLTTLLNKVLQEDL; encoded by the exons ATGGAGCCCGGgtgcggggaaggaggaggaggaggaggagggagggatgaGCGGGTGCCGCAGTGGGGCGCGCAGGAGACGCGGGAGCTGAtcgcggcgcgcggggagatGGAGCGggagtccgccgccgcggccgccgcgcgccgcagcGCCAAGACGCTGTGGGAGGCGGTGTCCGCGCGCCTCCGTGAGCGCGGCTACCGCCGCACTGCCGAGCAATGCAAGTGCAAGTGGAAGAACCTCGTCAACCGATACAAG GGAAAAGAAACATCTGATCCAGAAAATGGTAGACAGTGTCCTTTCTTTGATGAGTTGCATGCAGTCTTCACTGAACGAGCTAGAACTATGCAACAACAACTCCTTGAGTCTGAATCTGGACCATCTGTTAAAAAGAAACTAAAGCGACCAAGTGGTGACCTGTCATCGGAGGACtctgatgatgaggaagatGGCAGTGGAGATAGTGGCGATGAGAAACCCATAAGAAGCAGAAAGAGGAAAATTGCTGACAAGAGGCAACAATCGCAACGAATGGCAGAAAAGTCGAGGACTAGCATTTCAAGCATCCATGAATTGTTGCAGGATTTCCTGGTGCAGCAGCAGCGCATGGATATTCAGTGGCATGAGATGATGGAGAGGCGTTCCCAGGAGCGGATTGTTTTTGAACAAGAATGGCGTCAGTCAATGCAAAAGCTAGAGCAGGAGAGACTGATGCTGGAGCACACATGGATGGAGCGAGAGGAGCAACGAAGGATGAGAGAAGAAGCACGAGCTGAGAAAAGGGATGCCCTCCTGACCACACTCTTGAACAAAGTCTTACAGGAAGATTTATAG
- the LOC4336889 gene encoding maltose excess protein 1-like, chloroplastic yields the protein MSSSVSSVRLPLRAAPPLYGRREWRADGARAPSPALVAVKPLSCRAPASYRSALLLHRRRRYALPPVAATATSKPVLKDPKKYQEWDSLTAKFAGAANVPFLLLQLPQIILNARNLLAGNKTALFAVPWLGMLTGLLGNLSLLSYFAKKKETGAVIVQTLGVISTYVVIAQLAMAESMPLPQFVATSAVVAAGLLLNFLNYFGWLPGTLWLLWEDFITIGGLAVLPQVMWSTFVPFIPNSLLPGIISGSLAATAVVMARMGKLSKGGINFVGSLSGWTATLLFMWMPVAQMWTNYLNPSNIKGLSAFTMLLAMIGNGLMIPRAVFIRDLMWFTGSAWASFLQGWGNLACMYCFDSISRESFLATTFGLLLWLGFTLWRDTIAHGNSSPVTSLKELLFGK from the exons ATGTCGTCGTCGGTGTCCTCCGTGCGCCTCCCGCTGCGGGCGGCTCCTCCCCTCTACGGCCGCCGCGAGTGGAGGGCCGATGGGGCCCGGGCGCCGTCTCCCGCGCTCGTCGCCGTGAAGCCGCTGTCGTGCAGGGCGCCCGCGTCGTACCGCTCCGCGctgctcctccaccgccgccgccggtacgCGCTGCCCCcggttgccgccaccgccacctccaagCCCGTCCTCAAG GACCCGAAGAAGTATCAGGAATGGGACTCTCTGACGGCCaagttcgccggcgccgccaatgtccccttcctcctcctgcagCTTCCCCAGATCATCCTCAACGCCCGTAACCTCCTCGCCGGCAACAAAACCGCGCTCTTCGCCGTCCCATGGCTC GGGATGCTCACCGGGCTGCTCGGGAACCTGTCGCTGCTGTCCTATTTCGCTAAGAAGAAGGAGACGGGGGCGGTCATCGTGCAGACCTTGGGCGTCATCTCCACCTATGTAGTCATTGCCCAGCTCGCCATGGCAGAGtccatgccattgccacagttCGTGGCCACTTCAGCCGTTGTGGCCGCTGGGCTGCTCCTGAACTTCCTCAATTACTTTGGGTGGCTCCCGGGAACACTCTGGCTGCTGTGGGAGGATTTCATCACAATAGGTGGCCTTGCAGTGCTTCCTCAG GTTATGTGGTCAACATTTGTCCCCTTCATCCCCAATAGCTTACTGCCTGGCATAATCTCTGGTTCTTTGGCTGCCACAGCTGTCGTAATG GCAAGAATGGGAAAGCTTTCTAAGGGAGGGATTAACTTTGTTGGATCATTATCTGGCTGGACGGCCACACTTCTCTTCATGTGGATGCCAGTTGCGCAGATG TGGACAAATTACCTCAACCCAAGTAACATCAAAGGGTTGTCAGCTTTCACTATGTTGCTTGCAATGATTGGAAATGGACTTATGATTCCTCGTGCTGTATTTATCAGAGATCTCATGTG gttcactGGTTCTGCCTGGGCATCTTTCCTACAGGGTTGGGGTAACTTGGCCTGCATGTACTG CTTCGATAGCATCAGCAGAGAATCTTTCTTGGCAACAACATTTGGACTTCTTCTGTGGCTAG GATTTACTCTCTGGAGAGATACCATTGCCCATGGCAACAGCTCACCCGTGACTTCTTTGAAGGAACTTCTTTTCGGAAAGTGA